A stretch of the Zonotrichia albicollis isolate bZonAlb1 chromosome 29, bZonAlb1.hap1, whole genome shotgun sequence genome encodes the following:
- the USE1 gene encoding vesicle transport protein USE1, which produces MAPGAEGSSGATMAATRLELNLIRLLSRCEALAAERRDPEEWRLEKYVAALEDMLRELKKQSSKPAPELLNEYSRKVDFLKGLLEAEKLSSSTEKALANQFLAPGRTPTTAKERTPATKTVHLQTKARCTGQMRSELLGTDPLAADDSEELNIRRRKGLPSDEKQSAVELDAVLQHHQDMQEKLAEEMLSLARSLKNNTLAAQNVIKQDNQTLSHSLRMADQNFEKLKDESDRLEQHAKKSVNWLLWIMLIVVCFIFISMILFIRIFPKLK; this is translated from the exons ATGGCGCCCGGCGCTGAGGGGAGTTCCGGTGCCACCATGGCGGCGACGCGGCTGGAGCTGAACTTGATTCGGCTCCTGAGCCGGTGCGAGGCGCTGGCGGCGGAGCGGCGGGACCCCGAGGAGTGGCGGCTGGAGAAG TATGTGGCTGCTCTGGAGGACATGCTCCGGGAGCTGAAGAAGCAGTCCAG CAAGCCAGCCCCTGAACTGCTGAATGAATACTCTCGCAAAGTGGACTTCCTAAAGGGACTCCTAGAAGCTGAAAAATTG TCTTCATCCACAGAAAAGGCTCTGGCCAACCAGTTCCTGGCCCCGGGGCGCACCCCGACCACAGCCAAGGAGAGAACCCCGGCCACCAAAACCGTGCACCTGCAGACCAAGGCGCGCTGCACGGGCCAGATGAGGAGCGAGCTGCTCGGCACA gaccccctggCTGCTGATG attctgAGGAGTTGAACATAAGGAGGCGAAA AGGCCTCCCATCAGACGAGAAGCAGTCGGCAGTGGAGCTggatgctgtgctgcagcatcaCCAGGACATGCAGGAGAAGCTGGCTGAGGAAATGCTCAGCTTGGCTCGCAGCCTCAAAAACAACACCCTGGCTGCCCAGAACGTGATCAAACAGGACAACCAG ACACTGTCACACTCCCTCAGGATGGCAGACCAGAACTTCGAGAAGCTCAAGGATGAATCCGACCGCCTGGAACAGCACGCCAAGAAATCTGTCAACTGGCTGCTGTGGATAATGCTGATTGTAGTTTGTTTTATATTCATCAGCATGATTCTCTTCatcaggattttccccaaactgaaatga